One Dehalococcoidia bacterium genomic window, TAGGGGCGACGCGTGCGTCGCCCTCGTCGTCAGGGCGCGCTTTTCTTGGCTTCCCGCGCCTTGAGCCACTCGGTTTTGATGGCTGCCTTCAGCTCTTTGGCGCCCGCTAGAGAATACGAGTGCAGATTAAGCTGTTTGAGCAAATCGGAAATGGCTGAATCTATTTCAATCTCGCTGACATCCGCCAGGCTCCGTGGAGGCTTTTCTGGCTTCGCCTTATCCCCGCAGGCCATCTTTAACTGGCAAAATTCCTCGTTATCCACCATCTCCACCCCGGCGCTTCCGGTAGCTACCAGGTACGATCCCAGGTCCTGGCTGGCTTCCTCGGATGCGCTCAGGCGCTCCATGCAGCGCTTGCATACCTTCAGGCGGTTGGCCATGGCGTGTTCCCCCTCCGCATATTAAACAGGTTTCCCGATAGCCTGTTTGATGCGCATCAATGCTTCATCTATGTCGGCAGCGCTTATCATGCGGTGCACCACCGCGCGCACCCGGTGTCCTCCCGGATAGGTGAACAGCACGCCTGCGCCCTGCATGAGTTTAATAAAAGCGGGGGCTTCCATATTTTCAGGCGGCTCGAACATGACGATATTGGTCTGCACCTCTGAGGGGTCTATCTTCATGCCCTTTATGGCGGCAATGCCCAGCGCCAGCTTTTTGGCGCTGGCGTGGTCTTCGGCCAGGCGCTGCACCATCTTCTCGATGGCGATGATGCCGGCCGCCGCGATGACGCCGGCCTGGCGCATGCCTCCCCCCACCATCTTGCGCAGCTTGCGCGCCCGCACGATGAAATCCTGCGAGCCGCACAGCAGCGAGCCCACCGGCGCACTCAACCCTTTAGACAGGCAGAAGCATACCGAGTCGGCAGGTGCTGCAAGTACAGTAGCGGAGACTCCCAACGCTACCTCAGCATTGAAGATGCGCGCCCCGTCCAGATGGACTTTAAGCCCGCGCGAGTGCGCCATGCCGCAGATTTCCGCTGTGTATTCCGCGCTGAGAACGGAACCCCCGCAGCGGTTATGCGTGTTCTCCAGGCACAGCAGCGTGGTGGGCGGGTAGTGGATATTTTGAGAGCGAATGGTGGCTTCAACCGCGCTGATGTCCATGGTCCCGTCCGATGCATTCTCTACCGTGCGCATCACCACTCCGCCCAGCGCGGCAGCCCCTCCCACCTCGTTCCAGAATATATGCGCTTCGCTCCCTAGTATTATCTCGTCGCCGTGTCTGGTCTGGGACAGCACCGCCAGCAGGTTGGACATGGTGCCGCTGGGCGTGAAGAGGGCGGCTTCCTTGCCCATCCTCTGCGCCGCCAGCTCTTCCAGGCGGTTGACCGTGGGGTCTTCGCCGAAAACGTCGTCGCCCACCTCGGCCTTGTACATGGCCTGGCGCATTTCATCGGTGGGATGCGTTATGGTGTCGCTTCTCAAATCGATGGTTTTCATCGTTCGGTCTCCCTGAGCGTCAAATAATTTAAGTCTTGCCGGCTGCCGGGCGCGCCTTCTCGACGAGAGTTTTGAGCAATGACCTTACTGTCTCGCGGGTTTTCTCGTCGACCAGTTTGCCTTCGGCGTCGAATTTCTGGGCGGCAAAAGTCACGAACACCTCCGGTTTGTTCACCGCGTGCATATCGAGAGTTATGAATGACTGGCGCAGGCTTCCGGCAAAACCCAGTATGTTAATCATGTTCCTCTCCGCTTGAGGTAATTCTATGCCATATAACGACAATAGGCAATCACTAAAAATGAGGAGGGACGGGTTTAAAACCCGTCCCTCCATATGTTTTAACTCATGAGAGCCCGCCAATCTTCAAACAAGGGCGAGGCGCCCCACCTCTATCATCTATTTGTACGGCTTTTTTATCATCAGGCGACAATGTTACCCGGCGGCTGCGGCGGAGCGCCGGACGCACTTTGTCCAAATTCGGAGCGGCCCATGGCTATCAGGACCACCGCGCCCACGCCCATCGGTAAAAAGCTGATGCAGCCTGCGATGGCGCCCGCCAGTGCCCAGCCCCATCTCTTTCTCTGGATGGCGAAAACGCCCCCGACGATGCCCAGCGCCCCGATGGCAATCATGAACACGCCGGCCAGCCCGTAAAAGACCGCCAGTATGGTCAGAAACTGCCCGTCCGCCGTGGAAAAGTCGCCGAAAATACTCGGGTCGTTGAATATGGCCGACGCGAACAGGGCCACCATGATGAGTATCAGCCCGCTCACCACCCCCAGCGCGCCGGCTACTATGGAGAGGATGCCGCCTACTGTGGATTTTTGCACTGCTTTTTCCCTCCTCCGCTATTCTTTTGAGGCCATTGCCAGCCTGTCGAACCGCCCAAATGTTACCACCACGGCAACCGCGCCGCAACCATCCACGTGTTCCCACTCATTCCTTTCTCTCTCCCCTTGAGGGAGAGAATTAAAGTGAGGGGTAGTTCCCTGGTTGTCATACCGGAGGCCATACATTCACGGAGTTTACGCTGAGTGGACGAAGTGCTCAGTACAGGCTCCGGCTGGCCGAAGCATCTGGGGTGGGGGTGAAACCTCCCCTTTAGAAAAAGGGGGATTGAGGGGGATTTTCTCTGTCATTCCCGCGCAGGCGGGAATCCAGGGTTATTGCTATTATAGGCTGGTTCTTTTCTCGCTTTGCGAAAAGGGGATTGTGCGGGATTTTGTGGGTTTATAATAGTGGGGAGATAATTCTGTCATTATCATCAGCCCGGTCAAAAGCTCAGGGTTCTTTAAAAAGGTTTGAACATCCAAGCCCTCATCGATTACCGGCTGATCCCAATTATATGGATAGCATAAACTAATGCTTCTTAGTAAACAGTCTTGCTCTTCCAATGTCCCATTAAAAAGATAATGAAGGATAGTGTACAACTTGTTGACGACCAGTTTATTAAATTCCTTCATCTCTTCCTGAGATATAATGCCGCGAGCATGATAATCCTCAATGACAGTGTTTCTGACACAATTCAGGGCCATTAATAAAGCCAACTCCTTGACAGGCACGCCCATAATAGGAGGTTCTTCGTCTTTTTTAAATTTCGTTGCTTCATTATCCGTGGCTATTTTCAACAACGCTCTTATTTTGTTTTCCTCTTGTTGGAGCTTAACCAATTTAGTGAGCTTGGCCCGACTTTTTGTTTTTCCAGTCGGATCTATTTCCGTTCTTAGTTTCTCAATATCCGCGAGCTTTCGGTTAATCATCTCTTCCAGGGTTGGCAAACGAGGCCGTCCGACTTTTCGTTTTGTCTCGATTTTAACTAAAGGTTTTCGTTTAGCTTCAGTCATTGGTTTTGCCTTCGACAATCTTAATTTCCTCTTCATTGAGGCCGTAAAGGTCATAGACCAGATTATCTATTTCGCTATCGGTCTTTTCAATTTCTTTGACCAGCCCGTCGCGCTCGTGGGAATACTGGTCGCGGATGGGAGTCAGCTTCTTGTTTAGCTCCAGCATCTTTTCCACCAGCGCCACCAGCCTGTCATGCGCCTTCTTTTCGGCTGGGACGGAGAAGTCGATCTGGCGAATGGGAAGGCGTTCAATGTAACGCTGGGCGTATGAAAAGAAGCCGCCCCTGAACGGGCTACTTAATTTTTTGAGATTAAAGTCGAGCAATTTTGAGTTGAGCAAGCCGAGAACGTAAAGAGGGGATTCTTTTGTGGTTGATTTCAATGTTATGCCGTACCCGCCCGCATTACCGCCGCCTGTAAAGTAGAAGCCTCCATGTTTATCGATTGTAAAACGGGCTTTGTTAGCCAGAACGCCAGTAAGAAGTTTTGGTTTGTCATGCAAAGC contains:
- a CDS encoding low-specificity L-threonine aldolase, with protein sequence MKTIDLRSDTITHPTDEMRQAMYKAEVGDDVFGEDPTVNRLEELAAQRMGKEAALFTPSGTMSNLLAVLSQTRHGDEIILGSEAHIFWNEVGGAAALGGVVMRTVENASDGTMDISAVEATIRSQNIHYPPTTLLCLENTHNRCGGSVLSAEYTAEICGMAHSRGLKVHLDGARIFNAEVALGVSATVLAAPADSVCFCLSKGLSAPVGSLLCGSQDFIVRARKLRKMVGGGMRQAGVIAAAGIIAIEKMVQRLAEDHASAKKLALGIAAIKGMKIDPSEVQTNIVMFEPPENMEAPAFIKLMQGAGVLFTYPGGHRVRAVVHRMISAADIDEALMRIKQAIGKPV